GATGGGCTCGGGGAGCTCCCCGCCCGATTGCAGGGCCTCGTCGAGGGCGAGCATGCGACGCACGAAAGCCTCGTTATCGGCATCGAACATGCGCAGGCGCCGTGCAGCGGCAAGACCGGCGTCAATGTCGTTTGACTGCGCGACACGGCGCAGGTGCAGAATTACGAGGTTGACCGAGCCGTGAAAGCGGCGCTCGATGGGGACTTCGGTCTGGGGCATACGCGTTCGCCTTCCTTAGTCGAGGATAGCGTCGATTTTGGCGACCTTGCTCGTCATGGTATTTGTGTGACCAGGACGGATGTCAGCCTTGAGGATGACTTCGGTGCGGATGCCGCGCTCCGCCAGGACGAAGGTCGCGTCCTTCACGACTCGCATGACCTCGTCATATTCACCTTCGATCTCGGTAAACATCGAATTGGTACGCGAGGGGAGTCCCGAATCGCGGATGACGCGTATGACTTCGGCCACGTATTCGGATAACTCCTCGCCTTCGCCGAAGGGCGCGATGGCGACGGCAACAAGCGCGTTCATGCTAGGCCTCCTCGAGGGTCAGGGGATTGGCGGCGATGTCTTCGGGTGTGGCGCGATACAGCTCGTCGAGGAATGCGACCTTGAAGCTTGCGGGTGCGTCCGTGTGAGCGGCTGCTCGGGTTGCGGCGAGGTTGAAGGCCGCGCTTGCGGTAAGGGCTGCGGTAAAGGGGTCGGCGCAGGCGGCATATACGGCGGCAACGCCTCCGAGTGCACAGCCGAAGCCGGTCACTTTCTCCATGAGAGGTGACCCGCCTTGGGAATGGGCAACAAGCTTCCCATCGGTGATGAGATCGATGGGCCCGGATACGGCGACAGCGCCTTTGATGTGGCGAGCGAGTGCGATGGCAGCGTCACGAGCGCCATCGACGCTGTCGGTGGAGTCGACGCCCTTAACGCCACTGGTTGCATAGTTACCTTCGAGTCCCCAGAGCCTGGCAAGCGCGATGGCTTCGGAGGCGTTACAGCGAATGATGGTGGGCGTGTGTTCCTTCATATGCGCAAGGATGTGTCCGCGCACCTCGCCCAGGCCAATGCCGACGGGATCGAGTACCCAAGGCGTTTCATGTTCGCATAGGGCAGTTGCAGCGCGGCACATTGCCTCTTCGTGGGAGGGCAGGAGTGTGCCCACGTTGATGTAGAATGCCCCGGATTGCGCACCCAGGGCTTCGCCCTCATCGGGCAGATAGACCATCGCGGCAGATCCACCAGCCGCAAGCTGCGCGTTTGCGACAAAGTCGACGGTTACGTAATTGGTAATGGAGCCCGCAAGCGGCGTGCTCTCTTTGACGGCGGATACGGCGGCAAGGATGCGTTCGCGCGTTTGGTCGAGACATTGCATCGGGTTTATCTCCATTCTGGGTAGGGGTGCGAGTTCTCATTCTAGCGCACGGGGGAGATTTCTCCACTCCGCGGCCTGACGGCCGCTCCGGTCGAAATGACAGGGGAGGCGTGGCTTACCTCGCGGACCAGACAAATGTGCCCCGGCGACTTTCGTCTGGTAGACTGCGACGTATGGACGACAAGCCGGCATATGAGTATCCGTTCTTCTCGCACGAGTCGTGTGAGTACTTTCCCTGTCACGAGGGCATTGCCCCGGACGAGTTCAATTGCCTGTTTTGCTACTGTCCTCTCTATGCGCTCGGACCGCGTTGTGGTGGGGATTTCACCTATACCGATGCCGGTGTCAAGGATTGTTCTGCGTGCACGTTGCCGCATCGCGCGGATGCCGGCACGCGCTTGGTGATGGAGCATTATGACGAGCTCAAGGAACTTTCTAAAAAGTGATAAAGGTTGCCTATGTCATTCATCGGAGAATAATACGCGTAAACCGATTTTTTGCATGTATTTGCCGCTGCTAACACACATATTATTAAACTAGATCATATGGAAGAAGCGGGGAAGACAGACAAGGTGTTTCAGTCGATCGAGTGCTCGGATGCCCTCGAACGCTTTCTCTCTTCCGATGAAGGTGCTGGGTCGGGTTACGGTGTTGCCGCATATGTCGGCACGAGTTTCGTCATCTGCCGCATCTACGATCTCCAGACAAACGAGTTGCTCGCCACGCTGCAAAAATCAGGTGACTTTGCCTCGCTTTCGGGTACAAAGCTCAAGAATACGCTGGCTGATGTGCTCGATGAGCTTGCCGAGCAAGCGCATGTCTCGCTTTCAAAGATTAACGTTGCCGTTGTGAGTGGCACGACGGCCATGGAAAGCAAGGTTGCCGGTCTCGAGCAGCCCGAGCTTCTACATGACCTCGAGGAGGAGCTGGGGGAGTTCGGCCGCGATGTCGAGTACATGCTCGCCGGATCGAACTCGATTGCCGTCGGACAAGCCTACTTCGTGCCGTGTCTTGCCGCGGAGGTGGGCGGCGATGTCATCTGCAACTTGCTTGCCATCGACATACTCGGCGCCGATAAGCCACAGCTCATCGTCAACACGGGCTCGCGCGGTACATCCGGCATCGTGCTCGTGTACGGCAGCAAAGACAAGCTTTCGGTATGCGTCGTCCCCGACGGCGTCAGCACCAAGGACGCCATGGGCCGCCTGCTTGAGGTGTGCCAGGCCGAGCTTGGGCATATCGAGCGCATGCTCGTGTCGGGCGATGTCGATGTTGAGGTTCCGTCCGAGCTAAGCGATAAGACGCAGCGTGTGCCCGATGCCGCGATTGAGGAAACGAGCGCCGTGCTGCTGAGCGAAGCGGCCGAGGACGAACTCTGCCGCATCGTGTCCTCGTGCAACATCATCGAGGTATAACAAGCTGCAGAAATAATAGGTATACTCCATCACTCTACTGTGATAGAGTGATGGATGTTGCGCTATAGTGTGCAATCACGCGATTTGAAGGAGAACGCACGATGATTCCCAAAACGCCGCGCGGCTTTCGCGACGTGCTGCCCACCGAAGCGGCATGGCGACGCTCGACGAGCGATGTCGTTTGCAGGCAGTTTGAGCTGTGGGGCTATCAGCCCATCGAGACGCCGGCCGTTGAGCTTGCCGCCGTGCTCGATGAGGCGCGTAGTCTCGATAATACGGCCGCACAGTTTACGACGAGTGCCGAAGCGCCATTTCGCTTCTTCGACAGTGACAGTAACCTCGTCGTGTTGCGTCCGGATGTGACCATTCCCGTGGCGCGTTTGGCTGCGACGCGCCTGCGCGAGAAACTCGGTCCGTTCCGCTTTTACTATAGCGAGCCCGTTTTCACCGAGCGTGCGTCCACGTATGGCCAAGAACGTCAGTTCACGCAGCTGGGCATCGAGTTCATCGGACGCGCGGGCTATATCGCCGACGCCGAGGTTCTGAGCGTGTGCATGGAGGCGCTCGCGGCGGCTGGCGTGCGTGACTTCACCGTGGCCATAGGCACGGTCGGCGTGCTCAACGCGCTCGTGCGCTCGGCATGCGACGATGACGTGTGGCGTGACCAGGTGCTGCGCGCCTTCCACAAGTCCGACATGGTCGCCGTGGACGCGCTCAGTTGCGCCGATGGCGTCAAGCCGACGTACGGGAGGGCCATCGCCCAGCTCGCGCGCATACGCGGTGGGGCGGAGGCGTTCGAGGCCTGCCGTGCGATTTGCGAGCCGCTCGGCTGCGTCGATGGGCTCGACGAGCTCGAGAAGACCTACGAGCTGGTCATCGCCAATACGCGAAGTGGCAAGCTCATCGTCGATTTTTCGATTGTCTCGTCCTTCGACTATTACACCGGCCTCGTCTTCAAGGCGTACGCGCCGCAAGTGCCGGCTTCGCTTGCAAGTGGCGGGCGCTACGACACCACGCTTGCGGCCTTTGGACGCAATGAGCCGGCTGCTGGCTTTGCCATCGGCCTGGAGCGCGTCCTGGCCGCCATCGAGGCCCAAGGTGCCACGCCACCGGATACACGCGCACAGGAAACGCTGCATGGCAATGATCCCTATGAACTCTTCGCGCAGGCGGCACGCTTGCGCGAGCAGGGCATTCGCGTCGAGTTGGGTGGTGAGTAGCATGGAGCGGAGAAACTTGCGCATCGCCGTGTCGAAGGGCTCGCTCTTCGGCGACGCGGTGGAGCTGCTGACCGAGGCGGGCCTCGATACCACGGGCCTGGCTGATCCGGGTAGACGTCTCATCATCTCGAACCCCGGCGTCGACTTCATCATCGTGCGGCCGACGGATGCCCCGGTCTTCGTCACCTACGGCGGAGCCGACTGCGGCATTTGCGGCAAGGACACGCTTGTCGAAGCGGGGCTTTCGGTCATGGAGCTCGTGGACCTCAAGTTCGGATACTGTCGCTTCATCGTGGCCGAGCCCGAGGAGCGCCGTGGCGTTGCCGAGGAGAACTACGAGCGTCTTGGGGTGCTGCGCATCGCCACGAAGTACCCCAACATCACGCGCTCCTTCTTCGAGAAGAAGGGCGTGCAGGTCGACGTCATCAAGATGCATGGCAACATCGAGCTCGCGCCGCTTGTGGGCATGGCCGACCGTATCGTCGACATCACGGCGACGGGCACGACGCTGCGTGAGAACAATTTGCGCATCGTTGACGAGGTGCTTTCGTCAACGGCGCGTTTCATCGCGAATTCCGCATCTGTGCGCACCGATGCGCGCGTGCGCGAACTGGCGGCGCGACTCGAGGACCTGACGCGGGATCGTGACGTGAGCTTGAGTTGAGACAACGGGCAACGTGCCTGGCACGCTGTCTCATATTGTGGACAAGTGACTCGTTTTGACGAGGGAAGGACGGAAGATGAGGACGATCGTACTGGAAGAGGGGCAGAGCTTCGATGCGTCGCTGCTCGAGAGGGACAGCGCATTCGATGCCGAAGCGCTCAAGGCAGCCACCGACATCGTCGATACCGTGCGCCGCGAGGGCGACGCGGCCCTGCGCGCGTATTCGGAGCGCTTCGACGGCGTGACGCTCGAGGAGCTCGAGGTGAGCGACGAGGAAATCGACGCCGCGCTCGCGACGGTCGACGAGGAGTTCCTGCGCTCGATCGAGTATGCGGCCGACAACATCGCCGAGTTCCATCAGCGCCAGCTGCAGCAGTCGTGGTTCACGACGCGTGATGACGGTGCCATCACCGGCCAGCGCTTCACGCCCCTCGAGCGTGCGGGCATCTACGTGCCCGGCGGACGCGCCCAGTACCCTTCGACCGTACTCATGAATGCGATTCCGGCATCTGTGGCTGGTGTGGACGAGATCATCATGTGCACGCCTCCGTCCAAGGATGGCACGGTCAATCCCTACACGCTCGCTGCCGCGTCCGTGGCTGGCGTGGACCGCATCTTCAAGGTGGGCGGGGCCCAGGCCATCGCCGCAATGGCCTATGGCACCGATACGATTCCCAAGGTCGATAAGGTGACCGGACCGGGCAATGCGTTCGTTGCGGCTGCCAAGAAGCTCGTCAACGGCGACGTTGGTATCGACATGATCGCCGGTCCCTCCGAGGTGTGCGTGGTGGCCGACGAGAGCGCCGTGCCCGAGTTCATCGCCATCGACCTCATGGCGCAGGCCGAACATGACCCAAAGGCAACATGTTACTTAATCACGACCGAGGAGGGCATGCTCGATGACATCGACGCCGCGCTCGAGACACTGCTCGAGCAGTCTCCGCGCCGCGAGATCACCGAGGCATCGCTCGAACACGGGCTCGTCGTCGTCTGCAAGACGCTTACGCAGGTCTTCGAGACGGTCAACGTGATCGCGCCCGAGCACCTCGAGATCAACATGTCTGATCCATGGGAGCTTCTGGGGGCGGTGCGCAATGCCGGCGCCATCTTCCTCGGCTCCTGGACGCCCGAGGCCGTGGGCGATTACGCGGCTGGTCCCAACCACACGCTGCCGACCGGCGGCACCGCCGCGTTCTCGAGTCCGCTTTCGGTCGATGACTTCGTGAAGCGCTCCTCGGTGCTGAGCTATTCCTTCGATGCGCTCGAGGCCGATGCCGACGCCGTCATGACCATGGCAGCTCGCGAGGGACTCTGGGCGCACGGACGCTCGGTTGACCTGCGTCTCAAGTTCATGGAGTACGTGACCGAGCAATTGGCTGGCGAGGACGAAGAGCACGAATGCGGTTGCGGTTGCGACCATGACCACGTCGAGGAGTAGACGCGCATGAGAGAGGTGCGGCGTAGCGCCGACGCGCTCGTGGGGATGCTTCCCTACGACCCCAAGTACAAGAAAAGCAACACATTGCTTTCTGCAAACGAGAGCCCGCTCAACGTGCCCGATGAGGTGCTTGAGGCGGTTATCGAGCGCATGCGTACGCTCGATTTCAACCGCTACCCTGATCCGCTCGCCAATGCGCTGCGCGTTGCGATCGCCGAATGGCATGGCCTCAAGGCGGCTAACGTGCTCGTTGGCAATGGTGGCGACGAGCTGCTCTACGACATCTTCGCCGCCTGGGGAGGGCCGGACCGCGCGTTCTTGAACTTTCCGCCCACGTTCTCGGTGTACGAAACGAATGCCGTGCTCACGAACACGCAGGTTGTCAACCTGCCGCGTAGCCAGGATGACTGGTCCATTGACGTGGACCGCGCCTGTGAGCGTCTGGCCAAGGGTGACATCGACATCGTCGTCATCACGAACCCGAACAATCCGACGGGTACGCTGACGCCGCTCGAGGACATTTGCCGCATTCTGGATGCGAGTGATGCACTCGTGCTCGTGGACGAGGCATACGGCGAGTTTGCGGATGAGAGCGCGGCCAAGCTGCTCGACGAGTACGAGAACCTGCTCATCCTGCATACCTTCTCGAAAGCGTACCGCTGCGCAGGTATCCGCCTGGGGTATTTCCTCGGCAATCCGAGCGTGATCAACGAGTTCAAGAAGGTGCGCCAGCCTTATTCGGTCGATGCGATCAGCCAGATCGTGGGCGAGGAAGTCGTGCGCCATCGCGAGCTGTTTGCAGAGGGTATCGCGCAGACACGCGTCGAGCGCGATCGCCTTATTGCGGCACTCTCGCAGCTCGACAAGGTCACAGTGTATCCGAGCGAGGCTAACTTCGTGATGCTCAAGCTCCCGTTTGCGGTGCGCACCTGGAACGACCTGGACGAGAAGCATTCGGTGCTCGTGCGCAACGTGTCGGGGGAGAATCACCTGGCTGGTTGCCTGCGCGTGACGGTGGGCACTTCCGAGGAAAACGATCGCTTCCTCGACGCGCTCAAGACCGAGCTCGACGACCTGGCGAATCAACGATAGGGACGCAGGAGGGGTTCACATATGGGACGTTGCTCCGAGATTACGCGTACGACGCGCGAGACGGACATCACGATACGACTTGACCTCGATGGCACGGGGGTTACCGACATCGACACTGGCGTGCCGTTCTTCGATCACATGCTCGACGCCTTCGGGCGTCACGGGCTCTTTGACCTTACCGTGCACGCTACGGGCGACGTGGATGTCGAGGCGCATCATACGGTCGAGGATTGCGGCATCGTGCTCGGGCAGTGCTTTGCGCAGGCGCTTGGAGATTGTCGCGGCATCGTGCGCTACGGTTCGATCATTCTGCCGATGGACGAGGCGCTCGTCATGGCGGCGGTCGACATTTCCGGCCGCGGCCAGTTGCACTACGACGTCGAGATGACCTGCCCGCTGCTCGGCAGCTTCGACGTGACGCTCGCGCAGGAGTTCTTCATCGCGCTGGCTGCCAATATGGGCGCTACGCTCAACATCCGCTCGGTGACCGGGCGCAACATGCATCACATTCTCGAGGCGGCCTTCAAGGCGGCAGCGCGTGCCATCAGCGCGGCCGTGGCCATCAACTCGCGCATCGCCAACGAGGTCCCCTCGACCAAGGGCGTGCTGTAATGGCCGCCACGATTGCCGTCGTCGACTACTGCAAGGGCAACTTGGCAAGCGTTCAGCGTGGTCTTGCCGACGCGGGCTTCGACGCGCGCATCACCGACAG
This window of the Coriobacteriaceae bacterium genome carries:
- the thiM gene encoding hydroxyethylthiazole kinase, which gives rise to MQCLDQTRERILAAVSAVKESTPLAGSITNYVTVDFVANAQLAAGGSAAMVYLPDEGEALGAQSGAFYINVGTLLPSHEEAMCRAATALCEHETPWVLDPVGIGLGEVRGHILAHMKEHTPTIIRCNASEAIALARLWGLEGNYATSGVKGVDSTDSVDGARDAAIALARHIKGAVAVSGPIDLITDGKLVAHSQGGSPLMEKVTGFGCALGGVAAVYAACADPFTAALTASAAFNLAATRAAAHTDAPASFKVAFLDELYRATPEDIAANPLTLEEA
- a CDS encoding ATP phosphoribosyltransferase regulatory subunit produces the protein MIPKTPRGFRDVLPTEAAWRRSTSDVVCRQFELWGYQPIETPAVELAAVLDEARSLDNTAAQFTTSAEAPFRFFDSDSNLVVLRPDVTIPVARLAATRLREKLGPFRFYYSEPVFTERASTYGQERQFTQLGIEFIGRAGYIADAEVLSVCMEALAAAGVRDFTVAIGTVGVLNALVRSACDDDVWRDQVLRAFHKSDMVAVDALSCADGVKPTYGRAIAQLARIRGGAEAFEACRAICEPLGCVDGLDELEKTYELVIANTRSGKLIVDFSIVSSFDYYTGLVFKAYAPQVPASLASGGRYDTTLAAFGRNEPAAGFAIGLERVLAAIEAQGATPPDTRAQETLHGNDPYELFAQAARLREQGIRVELGGE
- the hisC gene encoding histidinol-phosphate transaminase — encoded protein: MREVRRSADALVGMLPYDPKYKKSNTLLSANESPLNVPDEVLEAVIERMRTLDFNRYPDPLANALRVAIAEWHGLKAANVLVGNGGDELLYDIFAAWGGPDRAFLNFPPTFSVYETNAVLTNTQVVNLPRSQDDWSIDVDRACERLAKGDIDIVVITNPNNPTGTLTPLEDICRILDASDALVLVDEAYGEFADESAAKLLDEYENLLILHTFSKAYRCAGIRLGYFLGNPSVINEFKKVRQPYSVDAISQIVGEEVVRHRELFAEGIAQTRVERDRLIAALSQLDKVTVYPSEANFVMLKLPFAVRTWNDLDEKHSVLVRNVSGENHLAGCLRVTVGTSEENDRFLDALKTELDDLANQR
- the hisB gene encoding imidazoleglycerol-phosphate dehydratase HisB produces the protein MGRCSEITRTTRETDITIRLDLDGTGVTDIDTGVPFFDHMLDAFGRHGLFDLTVHATGDVDVEAHHTVEDCGIVLGQCFAQALGDCRGIVRYGSIILPMDEALVMAAVDISGRGQLHYDVEMTCPLLGSFDVTLAQEFFIALAANMGATLNIRSVTGRNMHHILEAAFKAAARAISAAVAINSRIANEVPSTKGVL
- a CDS encoding MTH1187 family thiamine-binding protein, with translation MNALVAVAIAPFGEGEELSEYVAEVIRVIRDSGLPSRTNSMFTEIEGEYDEVMRVVKDATFVLAERGIRTEVILKADIRPGHTNTMTSKVAKIDAILD
- the hisG gene encoding ATP phosphoribosyltransferase is translated as MERRNLRIAVSKGSLFGDAVELLTEAGLDTTGLADPGRRLIISNPGVDFIIVRPTDAPVFVTYGGADCGICGKDTLVEAGLSVMELVDLKFGYCRFIVAEPEERRGVAEENYERLGVLRIATKYPNITRSFFEKKGVQVDVIKMHGNIELAPLVGMADRIVDITATGTTLRENNLRIVDEVLSSTARFIANSASVRTDARVRELAARLEDLTRDRDVSLS
- a CDS encoding cysteine-rich small domain-containing protein, which encodes MDDKPAYEYPFFSHESCEYFPCHEGIAPDEFNCLFCYCPLYALGPRCGGDFTYTDAGVKDCSACTLPHRADAGTRLVMEHYDELKELSKK
- the hisD gene encoding histidinol dehydrogenase, translating into MRTIVLEEGQSFDASLLERDSAFDAEALKAATDIVDTVRREGDAALRAYSERFDGVTLEELEVSDEEIDAALATVDEEFLRSIEYAADNIAEFHQRQLQQSWFTTRDDGAITGQRFTPLERAGIYVPGGRAQYPSTVLMNAIPASVAGVDEIIMCTPPSKDGTVNPYTLAAASVAGVDRIFKVGGAQAIAAMAYGTDTIPKVDKVTGPGNAFVAAAKKLVNGDVGIDMIAGPSEVCVVADESAVPEFIAIDLMAQAEHDPKATCYLITTEEGMLDDIDAALETLLEQSPRREITEASLEHGLVVVCKTLTQVFETVNVIAPEHLEINMSDPWELLGAVRNAGAIFLGSWTPEAVGDYAAGPNHTLPTGGTAAFSSPLSVDDFVKRSSVLSYSFDALEADADAVMTMAAREGLWAHGRSVDLRLKFMEYVTEQLAGEDEEHECGCGCDHDHVEE